A DNA window from Pithys albifrons albifrons isolate INPA30051 chromosome 7, PitAlb_v1, whole genome shotgun sequence contains the following coding sequences:
- the LOC139674194 gene encoding zinc finger protein 641-like, with amino-acid sequence MAMVSCSALNCHNATSGAHKNSSVSFYGFPLQDQALLKRWLHNMGRATATPSKHQRLCSKHFEESSFQRDPSSSRSNRRLLKEAVPSKFILGEDGKWLVGTPQGSCQGIRSKARKRIRSPERWRVSEKFPNGAEGPTLEDWQNEFYKTILKENCGSLIKVGKDYPLPKSKILARETAQVKDQQDLEGKKIPASLGTGRGVAIIRYHLQRGVVCGSSSGDSQNLHWNVSDKGETSKSHQNPTKLANPTGKSTSSSFPAGGQPDGSKQSPFPQQAQPKPAEVPWFICTECGKSFARHEYLLRHRKIHTAVRPHTCPECGKSFLQRAKLTNHFRTHLHIICVSDDFLG; translated from the exons ATGGCCATGGTCTCCTGCTCCGCCCTGAACTGCCACAACGCCACGAGCGGCGCCCACAAGAACAGCTCGGTGAGCTTTTATGGCTTCCCTTTGCAAGACCAGGCGCTGCTGAAGCGATGGCTGCACAACATGGGCAGGGCCACGGCCACCCCCTCCAAGCACCAGCGCCTGTGCTCCAAACACTTCGAGGAGAGCTCCTTCCAGAGGGATCCCTCCAGCAGCCGCAGCAACCGGCGCCTGCTGAAGGAGGCCGTGCCCAGCAAGTTCATCCTGGGGGAGGACGGGAAGTGGCTGGTGGGGACACCCCAGGGCTCCTGTCAGGGCATCAGGAGCAAAGCTCGGAAACGGATCCGGAGTCCCGAGCGCTGGAGG GTCTCTGAGAAGTTCCCCAATGGTGCTGAGGGGCCGACTCTGGAGGATTGGCAGAATGAGTTCTACAAGACAATCCTGAAGGAGAACTGTGGATCTTTAATCAAAGTGGGCAAAG ATTACCCCCTTCCCAAAAGCAAAATCCTGGCGAGAGAAACGGCGCAGGTCAAGGACCAGCAGGATTTGGAGGGAAAGAAGATTCCTGCCAGCCTTGGCACAG GCCGTGGTGTTGCCATCATCAGATACCACCTGCAGAGGGGAGTTGTTTGTGGATCATCCTCAGGAGACTCCCAAAACCTGCACTGGAACGTTTCGGACAAGGGGGAGACATCGAAGAGCCACCAGAACCCAACCAAGCTGGCAAATCCCACGGGAAAGAGCAcaagcagcagcttccctgcagGAGGACAGCCTGATGGATCCAAACAGTCCCCTTTTCCCCAGCAGGCCCAGCCCAAGCCAGCAGAGGTGCCGTGGTTCATCTGCACGGAGTGCGGGAAGAGCTTTGCCCGGCACGAGTATCTGCTCCGGCACCGGAAAATCCACACGGCCGTGAGACCCCACACGTGCcccgagtgtgggaagagcttcctGCAAAGAGCCAAGCTCACCAACCACTTCAGGACACACCTGCACATCATCTGTGTGTCAGATGATTTCCTAGGTTAG
- the LOC139674188 gene encoding zinc finger protein 282-like — MAEWAPAQVQEWNMEAPHLMPLQPPLLPERAHVREAQLHSAEASLWTVVATVQAMERKIDLLATRLLSLEGRSGTAEKKLLDCEKTAMEFGNQLESKWAVLGTLIQEYGLLQRRLENVENLLKNRNFWVLRLPPGPRGEVPKVPVTFVDIAVYFSAEEWKNLEEWQKELYNNLVKENYEALLSLDGALSRNEVQPRSERGEGPCVPEQRELEQRELPPDTCAESLISTSDILSRIKQEVAFVGEQQFPEERVMPPDPCAGADALITAHDFLSWIKQEEEPCVREPWELPEREMLPPGPGPAGEGLLVKTEERCPHAEPPEEVGLPGGSGELLFPSTGFGTPEGQAAVPAAVALPAQHRLGKAAGSEPGPGPDTGVVPAAPPGPAEERPHGCAECGKSFSGKKSLRIHQRSHAAERPYPCAECGKSFNCHSGLVRHQMIHRGERPYKCSECGKCYSRKEHLQNHQRLHTGERPFACAQCGKSFIRKQNLLKHQRIHTGERPYQCPACGRSFRYKESLKDHQRVHGAEAAPPPLPPPGIMPPGD, encoded by the exons ATGGCCGAGTGGGCGCCCGCCCAG GTGCAGGAGTGGAACATGGAGGCCCCTCACCTGATGCCGCTGCAGCCGCCGCTGCTGCCGGAGCGGGCGCACGTGCGGGAGGCTCAGCTGCACTCGGCAGAGGCCTCGCTCTGGACCGTGGTGGCCACGGTGCAGGCCATGGAGAGGAAGATCGACCTCCTGGCCACCCgcctgctcagcctggagggtCGCTCTGGCACGGCCGAGAAGAAGCTCCTGGACTGCGAGAAGACGGCCATGGAGTTTGGGAACCAGCTGGAGAGCAAGTGGGCCGTGCTGGGCACCCTCATCCAGGAGTACGGGCTGCTCCAGCGGCGCCTGGAGAACGTGGAGAACCTCCTGAAGAACAGGAACTTCTGGGTGCTGAGGTTGCCCCCTGGCCCCCGGGGTGAGGTCCCCAAG GTGCCGGTGACATTTGTCGACATCGCCGTCTACTTCTCGGCGGAGGAGTGGAAGAACCTGGAGGAGTGGCAGAAGGAGCTGTACAACAACCTGGTGAAGGAGAACTACGAGGCTTTGCTCTCCCTGG acGGTGCCCTCTCCAGAAACGAGGTGCAGCCCCGCAGTGAGCGCGGGGAAGGTCCCTGCGTTCCCGAGCAGCGGGAGCTGGAGCAGCGGGAGCTGCCACCGGACACCTGTGCGG AGTCGCTGATCTCCACCTCCGACATCCTGTCCCGGATCAAGCAGGAGGTGGCCTTTGTGGGGGAGCAGCAGTTCCCGGAGGAGCGGGTGATGCCGCCGGACCCCTGTGCAG gcgCGGACGCGCTGATCACCGCGCACGACTTCTTGTCGTGGAtcaagcaggaggaggagccgTGTGTCCgtgagccctgggagctgccgGAGAGGGAGATGCTGCCCCCGGGTCCTGGTCCCG CCGGGGAGGGGCTGCTAGTGAAGACGGAGGAGCGGTGCCCCCACGCCGAGCCCCCGGAGGAGGTGGGTTTGCCGGGCGGCTCCGGGGAGCTGCTCTTCCCCAGCACGGGCTTCGGGACCCCCGAGGGACAGGCGGCGGTGCCGGCGGCGGTGGCACTGCCGGCGCAGCACAGACTGGGCAAAGCTGCGGGCTCCGAGCCGGGCCCGGGCCCCGACACGGGGGTCgtccccgccgcgccgccgggccccgccgAGGAGCGCCCGCACGGCTGTGCCGAgtgcgggaagagcttcagcgGCAAGAAGAGCCTGCGCATCCACCAGCGCAGCCACGCGGCCGAGCGGCCCTACCCGTGCGCCGAGTGCGGCAAGAGCTTCAATTGCCACTCGGGGCTGGTGCGGCACCAGATGATCCACCGCGGCGAGCGGCCCTACAAGTGCTCCGAGTGCGGCAAGTGCTACAGCCGCAAGGAGCACCTGCAGAACCACCAGCGGCTGCACACCGGGGAGCGCCCCTTCGCCTGCGCCCAGTGCGGCAAGAGCTTCATCCGCAAGCAGAACCTGCTCAAGCACCAGCGCATCCACACCGGCGAGCGCCCCTACCAGTGCCCAGCCTGCGGCCGCAGCTTCCGCTACAAGGAGTCCCTCAAGGACCACCAGCGGGTTCACGGGGCCGAGGCGGCGCCCCCGCCGCTGCCCCCGCCCGGGATCATGCCCCCCGGGGATTAG